Proteins from one Mixophyes fleayi isolate aMixFle1 chromosome 9, aMixFle1.hap1, whole genome shotgun sequence genomic window:
- the LOC142101444 gene encoding tumor necrosis factor-like has translation MELTQVRTEEPLLQPVQNTRTPCFHWFSVSSFVLLLGATIFLALLHFQIIPTANKEEFQVPEVLQIKSYLDSVPHAQAMDRKRLAAHMKGQVNGGNIQWQHSTINVFKDNDIHLKGNKLEIPKQGLYFVYTQVVFTGKNCLNTKKKDLRHTVKRETESYEKELAILTSTKTVCEVSSESSWTQPIYQGALFILDEGDILSTETTNLELLNPNDGQVYFGILAI, from the exons ATGGAGCTGACCCAAGTGCGCACAGAGGAACCTCTCCTTCAGCCAGTGCAGAACACAAGGACACCATGTTTCCACTGGTTCAGCGTCTCCTCCTTCGTCCTCTTGCTGGGGGCCACAATCTTTTTAGCTCTGTTGCATTTTCAAATCATCCCCACTGCAAACAAG GAGGAGTTTCAAGTGCCAGAAGTCCTTCAAATCAAGAGTTATTTAG attctgtACCACATGCCCAGGCCATGGATAGAAAGAGATTAGCTGCTCATATGAAGG GACAAGTAAATGGAGGCAACATACAGTGGCAGCATTCAACTATAAACGTCTTCAAGGACAACGATATCCACTTGAAAGGCAACAAATTAGAAATCCCAAAACAGGGTCTTTACTTTGTCTACACCCAGGTGGTGTTCACAGGCAAGAACTGCTTGAACACGAAAAAGAAAGATCTCAGACATACAGTCAAACGAGAGACTGAATCCTATGAGAAGGAACTGGCCATCCTCACATCCACCAAAACAGTTTGTGAGGTGTCATCGGAGTCCTCCTGGACCCAGCCTATCTACCAAGGTGCCCTTTTCATTCTTGACGAGGGAGATATTCTTTCCACCGAAACCACAAATCTTGAACTTCTCAACCCAAACGATGGACAAGTCTACTTTGGTATTCTTGCTATATGA